A DNA window from Castanea sativa cultivar Marrone di Chiusa Pesio chromosome 7, ASM4071231v1 contains the following coding sequences:
- the LOC142642606 gene encoding nifU-like protein 3, chloroplastic, protein MVGALLNRPQGLKATPTTAISSNSLQQYERISATHLAVLKKPISDSRGFSSKQSCFLRGQFHSRHFLGFSSSRARRNQAGLVISPSCVLPLTEENVEKVLDEVRPGLMADGGNVALHEIDGLVVVLKLQGACGSCPSSTMTLKMGIETRLRDKIPEIMDVEQILDRETGLELNEENVEKVLAEIRPYLAGTGGGILELIQINDYIVNVRLSGPAAGVMTVRVALTQKLREKIPSIAAVQLIE, encoded by the exons ATGGTGGGTGCACTCTTAAACCGACCACAGGGTCTCAAAGCAACACCAACCACTGCAATATCTAGCAATTCCCTTCAACAATATGAAAGGATTTCAGCTACCCATTTAGCAGTTCTCAAG AAACCCATTTCAGATTCCAgaggtttttcttcaaaacaaagttGTTTTCTTAGAGGTCAGTTCCATAGCAGACACTTCCTTGGCTTCTCTTCAAGTCGAGCTCGTAGGAATCAAGCAG GGCTTGTGATTTCACCAAGCTGTGTCCTTCCATTAACTGAAGAGAATGTGGAGAAGGTTTTGGATGAAGTACGTCCTGGATTAATGGCTGATGGAGGGAATGTGGCTTTACATGAGATAGATGGCCTTGTTGTGGTACTAAAGCTACAAGGAGCATGTGGATCATGTCCAAGCTCAACCATGACACTAAAGATGGGAATTGAAACTCGGCTTCGAGATAAAATACCTGAAATTATGGACGTGGAGCAGATCCTAGACAGAGAGACAGGACTTGAGCTCAATGAGGAGAATGTCGAAAAG gTTCTTGCTGAGATTAGACCATACCTTGCGGGTACAGGAGGTGGAATTCTTGAGCTTATTCAAATCAATGACTATATTGTCAATGTTCGGCTTAGTGGACCTGCAGCTGGAGTTATGACAGTCCGTGTTGCTCTAACACAAAAATTGAGGGAAAAAATACCCTCCATTGCGGCTGTCCAGCTGATAGAATAA